ATCCCGCTTGGCTACGACGAGGCAAACTGATGTTAATCGTTTTCTTAAAAATTGGATTGGCAATTCTACTTTCTCCTCAACAAGCTCAAGGGATACGAACAAGCTTGAGAAAATGGTTTTCCAAAGAGCGTCCGTTTCAACGGCAATAATTTATATTATAATTTCATTTTAATTTAAGATCACGGATTTAATTTAATATAGCCCAGGATGGTATCCGTATTTAGCCATTTTCCCCAGATTAAATTATCAGTGAGTCGCGCAGAAAGCAGAGTGACTAGACCACTTTTTAAGAAAACTTTCCAAGTTACTCGTTTGTGCCATAGCTCAGGTTGGTGGTGTAACACTTGCCGCCAAAAGCGTACCGCTATTTTACCCGCTTGGGGGTCTGGAACTCCTGCCAAGACTTTGTAGGTTAGGTATTTATATAAATTAGCCAAACTCGGCTTTTTTAAGTGCTGCACAGAGTCAGGGGCTTGAGCAAATGCCTGGTCAATTACCTGTAAACATGCGGCTTCTTGTCTAACAACATTTGCAGACATGGAAGTTGTCGATAGTCGATAGAAAACTTGGGGGGATGGAACGACGGCAAACTCATAGTTAACCGCCAACCGCAACCACATGTCCCAATCCTCAGCCGCCGGAAGAGATTCATTGAAATAACCGACTTTCTTGAACGCTTCAGAGCGAATTAAAAGATTTGAGCCGTTTTCGATAAAATCGGTTAATAAAAGTTGGGCATAAACATTGCCGCTAACTGTGGTATAGTTGCCTCGGCGGGAAAATTGACCCGATTCATCAATACAATCAGTCCAACTAAAGGCTACAGCCGCTTGGGGATTATCTAGTAATGCCTTGAGTTGAGCTTCTAGTTTATTCCCTGTCCACAAATCATCCGCATCGATGAAGGAAATATAGTCTCCACTAGCCAATTGAATTCCTCGGTTACGACTGGTGGCTAAACCGGCATTGGGGAAGGAAAATACTTTTAAGCGGGAATCGGAAATACTCCTGACAATATCTAGGGTTGAATCTTGTGAGCCATCATCAATCACAATCAGTTCAAAATTGGAAAAGGTTTGGTTAATGACGGATTCGATTGTCTGTCGAATTGTCTT
The DNA window shown above is from Coleofasciculus chthonoplastes PCC 7420 and carries:
- a CDS encoding glycosyltransferase is translated as MSLISVVIPVYNGEKTIRQTIESVINQTFSNFELIVIDDGSQDSTLDIVRSISDSRLKVFSFPNAGLATSRNRGIQLASGDYISFIDADDLWTGNKLEAQLKALLDNPQAAVAFSWTDCIDESGQFSRRGNYTTVSGNVYAQLLLTDFIENGSNLLIRSEAFKKVGYFNESLPAAEDWDMWLRLAVNYEFAVVPSPQVFYRLSTTSMSANVVRQEAACLQVIDQAFAQAPDSVQHLKKPSLANLYKYLTYKVLAGVPDPQAGKIAVRFWRQVLHHQPELWHKRVTWKVFLKSGLVTLLSARLTDNLIWGKWLNTDTILGYIKLNP